The genomic DNA GTGCCCCGCGGGATCTTTCGTCAGCGCCCGACGTGCCTGGGGGCGGGGGTCTACTGGCGTGCGGCGACTTCGGCGCGCAGACGGTCTTCCAGTTCCTGCAGCTCCGGCGTGAACGCCTCGCCGAAGTCCTCGTTCTCGAACACCGGGCGGATCTCCAGCTCGGCCTCGGTGCCGGGCATGGGGTTGGGGCAGCGCCGGGCCCACTCCACCGCCTCCTCCATCGAGCTCACCTGCCAGAGCCAGAAGCCGGCGACCAGCTCCTTGGTTTCCGAGAAGGGGCCATCGATCACCGTGTGGCCGCCGCTGGTAAAACGCACGCGCTTGCCGCGGCTGCTGGGGTGCAGCCCCTCGCCCGCCAGCATGATCCCCGCCTTGACCAGCTCCTCGTTGTAGGCGCCCATCTTCACGAGCAGATCCTCGTGCGGCATCACGCCGGCTTCCGAGTCCGCGCTGGCCTTCACGATCACCATGACTCGCATTGCTTCCGCTCCTGATTGGTAGGTTGGTGGCCGGGGTTCGTCCCCGTTCTATCCATGCGACGAACGAGCATCGGCGAAATCGACAACTCGATCATCCGCGATCATCGACAGGCCGGAACGGTAGCCATTCGCCGGGCGCCAGGCCAGACGTCCACCCTCCTCCGTGGCCTCCGTGCCCTCCGTGTGAGACGCCTTCCGTGCCCGGGATTGTGTCGCGGCCACGCCGTGGGCACTATGTTTCCCGCTCCGCCCCGTGTGCCTCTCATCCGCCCGCCATGCCGCCGCACTCTCGTCTTTATCGCATCCTGAAGCTCGTCGCGACGCGCCCGCGAACGACGCTGCTGGCGCTGCTCGTCGCGGTGGCGCCGTTCGTGGCGGCCGGGGCGGCGCTCAAGCCCGACAACTCGCTGTCGGTGTGGTTCGTGGACGACGACCCGGCGCTCGTGCGCTACCGCGAGTTCGTGCGCGAGTTCGCCAACGACGAGGTGGTCGCCATCGCCTACCGCGCGCCCGGCGACGCGCTGGCGGCGGACGAGGCGCAGCTTCAGCGGCGGACGGCGGACCGGCTGCGGCGCATCGACGGCGTGCAGCTGGTGACGGCGCCCGCCATCCTGGCCGACAGCCTGGGTACGTGGGCGCAGGCGCGCGCGTACCTGCAGAAGGCCGGGCTC from Longimicrobium sp. includes the following:
- a CDS encoding YciI family protein — translated: MRVMVIVKASADSEAGVMPHEDLLVKMGAYNEELVKAGIMLAGEGLHPSSRGKRVRFTSGGHTVIDGPFSETKELVAGFWLWQVSSMEEAVEWARRCPNPMPGTEAELEIRPVFENEDFGEAFTPELQELEDRLRAEVAARQ